One Phycisphaera mikurensis NBRC 102666 DNA window includes the following coding sequences:
- a CDS encoding helix-turn-helix domain-containing protein, producing MAKMFYTLEEASERLGLDEEAIKALAQEGQLQQFRDRDKLMFKREQIDDMADSSGSSQAIPLSGLQLDDDGADQTRLDSTGLGATGMGNSGLEGTGITLLDDSDDSVIRAADDTNAATSLGADLDAFDSGSSAGRSAMEGTGVSVFDAGEVDDADPMAQTAMTAGIDDEELALESVGSGSGLLDLTRESDDTSLGAELLDEIYPGGSATGESAFAMESSVGSSGVFDGAMGMDTGAGASGPSGLEHLGASGTGSVASSAVFTSPSADDSVAGVHSTPMMASGADEGYDPVGSGMSAGLLFAALLALGIGLAVSASAAMGYRSTLLDVFIGDGGATGRFLLFGGLLILAVVLGVVGTVVGKAAAR from the coding sequence ATGGCCAAGATGTTCTACACCCTCGAAGAGGCCTCCGAACGCCTCGGGCTCGATGAAGAAGCGATCAAGGCCCTGGCGCAGGAGGGACAGCTCCAGCAGTTCCGCGACCGCGACAAGCTGATGTTCAAGCGGGAGCAGATCGACGACATGGCGGACAGCTCCGGCTCCAGCCAGGCGATCCCGCTCTCGGGCCTGCAGCTCGACGACGACGGCGCCGACCAGACCCGCCTGGACAGCACCGGCCTCGGCGCCACCGGCATGGGCAACTCCGGCCTCGAGGGCACCGGCATCACCCTGCTCGACGACTCCGACGACAGCGTGATCCGCGCCGCCGACGACACCAACGCGGCCACGTCCCTCGGCGCCGACCTGGATGCCTTCGACAGCGGCTCGTCCGCGGGCCGCTCCGCGATGGAGGGCACCGGCGTGTCGGTGTTCGACGCGGGCGAGGTCGACGACGCCGATCCCATGGCGCAGACCGCGATGACGGCCGGCATCGACGACGAGGAGCTGGCGCTGGAGAGCGTCGGCTCGGGCTCGGGCCTGCTGGACCTCACGCGGGAGTCCGACGACACGTCGCTCGGTGCCGAGCTGCTCGATGAGATCTACCCCGGGGGCAGCGCCACCGGCGAGAGCGCCTTCGCGATGGAGTCTTCCGTCGGCTCCTCCGGGGTCTTCGACGGCGCGATGGGGATGGACACCGGCGCCGGCGCCTCCGGCCCGTCCGGGCTGGAGCACCTCGGGGCTTCGGGCACCGGGTCGGTCGCCTCCTCGGCCGTCTTCACGAGCCCCTCCGCGGACGACTCCGTGGCCGGCGTGCACAGCACCCCGATGATGGCCTCGGGGGCCGACGAGGGGTACGACCCGGTGGGCTCGGGCATGTCCGCCGGCCTGCTCTTCGCCGCCCTGCTCGCGCTGGGCATCGGCCTGGCCGTGAGCGCGTCGGCGGCCATGGGCTACCGCAGCACGCTCCTGGACGTCTTTATCGGCGACGGCGGTGCGACCGGCCGCTTCCTGCTCTTCGGCGGGTTGCTGATCCTCGCGGTCGTCCTCGGCGTCGTCGGCACGGTGGTCGGCAAAGCCGCGGCCCGCTGA
- the tsaE gene encoding tRNA (adenosine(37)-N6)-threonylcarbamoyltransferase complex ATPase subunit type 1 TsaE, producing MSPVLTMELRLPDAAATADAGERLGRCLAAGDVLALEGELGAGKTTLVRGIARGLGIDPAGVSSPTFVRMTEHEPAGGADAGPWLVHVDAYRMSGPGELEELGWGGELLAVSVVAVEWASRVLGALPADRVDLRLEHAPGGGRNLSIRGVGGVADRLRSLQSGARADA from the coding sequence TTGAGCCCGGTCCTCACCATGGAGCTGCGGCTTCCAGACGCGGCCGCCACCGCGGACGCGGGCGAGCGCCTGGGGCGGTGCCTGGCGGCCGGCGACGTGCTGGCGCTCGAGGGCGAGCTGGGGGCCGGCAAGACGACGCTCGTCCGCGGGATCGCCCGGGGCCTGGGCATCGACCCCGCCGGCGTGTCGAGCCCGACCTTCGTGCGGATGACCGAGCACGAGCCCGCCGGGGGCGCGGACGCCGGCCCGTGGCTGGTCCACGTCGACGCCTACCGCATGAGCGGCCCCGGCGAGCTGGAGGAGCTCGGCTGGGGCGGCGAGCTGCTCGCGGTGTCGGTTGTCGCCGTCGAGTGGGCCTCCCGGGTGCTGGGCGCCCTCCCCGCGGACCGCGTGGACCTGCGCCTCGAGCACGCTCCCGGCGGCGGCCGGAACCTCTCGATTCGCGGCGTCGGCGGCGTCGCGGACCGGCTGCGGAGCCTGCAAAGCGGCGCGCGTGCGGACGCGTAA
- a CDS encoding thiamine-phosphate kinase, with translation MPSENALLAFVAGFNGGLPRRVTIPPGDDMAAVEIGGGSVLIAVDQVVDGRHFVLSEAGPEAAGRKAVTRNLSDVAAMAAVPVAAVLAAALPRGMDQAVAERLLAAARETGAAYGCPVIGGDVSVTDGPLVLSVTVLAEPAGVEPVTRGPAAPGEGLWVSGVLGGSAAGHHLRFEPRLALARTLAADAATRPTAMIDLSDGLAADLPRIAPHAEVDLTRLPVRPGLPAPAWERAIGDGEDHELLFTLPAAATLPPRVAGVRVTRIGTAMPGGGLRWLGPGGSPLTPSVRGWEHRG, from the coding sequence ATGCCGTCCGAGAACGCCCTCCTCGCCTTCGTGGCCGGCTTCAACGGCGGCTTGCCCCGGCGGGTCACGATCCCGCCGGGGGACGACATGGCCGCGGTGGAGATCGGCGGCGGGTCGGTGCTGATCGCCGTCGATCAGGTGGTGGACGGGCGGCACTTCGTGCTCTCCGAGGCCGGGCCGGAAGCGGCGGGGCGGAAGGCGGTGACGCGGAACCTCTCGGACGTCGCGGCGATGGCGGCGGTGCCGGTGGCGGCGGTGCTCGCGGCGGCGCTGCCGCGGGGCATGGATCAAGCGGTGGCCGAGCGCCTGCTCGCGGCGGCGCGGGAGACCGGGGCGGCGTACGGCTGCCCGGTGATCGGCGGCGACGTCTCGGTGACGGACGGCCCGCTCGTGCTGTCGGTCACGGTCCTGGCGGAGCCGGCGGGCGTGGAACCGGTGACGCGGGGGCCGGCCGCGCCCGGCGAAGGGCTGTGGGTCTCGGGGGTGCTCGGCGGGAGCGCGGCCGGGCACCACCTGCGCTTCGAGCCGCGGCTGGCGCTGGCCCGCACGCTCGCCGCCGACGCGGCCACCCGGCCCACGGCCATGATCGACCTCTCCGACGGCCTCGCCGCCGACCTGCCGCGGATCGCTCCGCACGCCGAGGTCGACCTCACCCGGCTGCCGGTGCGGCCCGGGCTGCCGGCGCCGGCGTGGGAGCGGGCGATCGGCGACGGCGAGGACCACGAGCTGCTGTTCACGCTGCCGGCGGCCGCGACGCTTCCGCCGCGGGTCGCGGGCGTGCGGGTCACGCGGATCGGCACCGCGATGCCCGGCGGCGGCCTCCGCTGGCTCGGACCCGGCGGCTCCCCCCTGACGCCTTCGGTCCGCGGCTGGGAGCACCGGGGTTGA
- a CDS encoding DNA gyrase inhibitor YacG: protein MTEPHDDAADAEPPCPVCRAALPRESVGPFCSQRCRTIDMGRWLDGRYTISRPLDQADLEE, encoded by the coding sequence ATGACCGAGCCCCACGACGACGCCGCCGACGCCGAACCGCCGTGCCCCGTGTGCCGGGCTGCGCTGCCCCGCGAATCCGTCGGCCCGTTCTGCTCCCAACGCTGCCGCACGATCGACATGGGCCGCTGGCTGGACGGCCGGTACACGATCTCGCGGCCGCTGGATCAGGCCGACCTGGAGGAGTAG
- the ligA gene encoding NAD-dependent DNA ligase LigA, whose protein sequence is MADAADGAARRIDHLREELRRHNRLYYVEARQEVSDAVYDAMLRELADLEAEHPELADPDSPTARVGGEPIAGFETVEHAVPMRSIDNTYDREELRAWHERVVRRLTEAGETATPALFFEPKIDGVALSLVYEHGRLVRAVTRGDGTRGDDVTHNARQVASIPLVLGGTPPAVLEVRGEVFLPHAAFAAANAAKQRRGEELFANPRNTTAGAMKQKDPAKVLPGLRFVAHGRGRVEPPDAFAGQAAFLAACAGFGLPPTPGTAAVPGFEEAWERVEALRAGRRALDFETDGAVLKVDDFGLQGLLGSTSKAPRWCVAFKYPAERATTRLLEVEVQVGKTGKLTPRARMEPVLVAGTTVTYATLHNFGELTRRDVRVGDTVVIEKAGEIIPQVIEPVLAERPADAQPVVPPAACPVCGTAARPEYGGEAEGSAEEESGRFCPNPSCPAQFRERLIHFAGRRQMDIEGLGEKMVDALLGLGSGFLATLPDLYRLHEHRDVLRHVAGIGSAAALAAEQRERFGKKPLKSPPTHTRLDALLGGIERSKSRGLAAVLSGIGIRGVGHAVARDLAGWAGDVDRLVGADPLTLTDALSEADPQRAEEQIRSYADAAEALLAALKTETASVALAGRDPAAVGTAAFLREHRSLLKLGARFGSARIDRVAAALPTVAEAQAAGVSGVVDALRTPGVVAANVAAFFASDRGRELVAALRERGVVLEAERPPASAAPPAAAVAGKKIVLTGRLERFTRPELTDLLRARGAEVSSAVSSKTDLLIAGEAAGSKRAKALKLGVTIWTEAELLAAVPGLA, encoded by the coding sequence ATGGCTGACGCGGCTGACGGAGCGGCACGAAGGATCGACCACCTCCGCGAGGAGCTGCGTCGCCACAACCGGCTCTACTACGTCGAGGCCCGGCAGGAGGTGTCTGACGCGGTCTACGACGCGATGCTCCGGGAGCTGGCGGACCTCGAGGCGGAGCACCCCGAGCTGGCGGATCCCGATTCTCCGACGGCGCGGGTGGGCGGCGAACCGATCGCCGGCTTCGAGACGGTGGAGCACGCCGTGCCGATGCGGAGCATCGACAACACCTACGACCGGGAGGAACTGCGGGCTTGGCACGAGCGGGTCGTGAGGCGGTTGACCGAGGCGGGCGAGACGGCGACGCCGGCCCTGTTCTTCGAGCCGAAGATCGACGGCGTGGCGCTCTCGCTGGTCTACGAGCACGGGCGGCTGGTGCGGGCGGTGACGCGCGGAGACGGCACCCGGGGCGACGACGTCACCCACAACGCGCGCCAGGTGGCGTCGATCCCGCTCGTGCTCGGGGGCACGCCGCCGGCGGTGCTGGAGGTGCGGGGCGAGGTCTTCCTGCCGCACGCCGCGTTCGCCGCGGCGAACGCGGCGAAGCAGCGGCGGGGCGAGGAGCTCTTCGCGAACCCGCGCAACACGACCGCGGGCGCGATGAAGCAGAAGGATCCGGCGAAGGTGCTGCCGGGCTTGCGGTTCGTCGCCCACGGCAGGGGGCGGGTGGAGCCGCCCGACGCCTTCGCCGGGCAGGCCGCGTTCCTCGCCGCCTGCGCCGGCTTCGGGCTGCCGCCGACGCCCGGCACGGCCGCCGTTCCCGGCTTCGAGGAGGCGTGGGAGCGGGTGGAGGCCCTGCGGGCCGGCCGGCGCGCCCTCGACTTCGAGACCGACGGCGCCGTGCTCAAGGTCGACGACTTCGGGCTCCAGGGCCTGCTGGGCTCCACGAGCAAGGCGCCCCGCTGGTGCGTCGCGTTCAAGTACCCCGCCGAGCGTGCGACCACGAGGCTGCTCGAGGTCGAGGTGCAGGTCGGCAAGACCGGCAAGCTCACGCCGCGGGCCCGCATGGAGCCCGTGCTCGTCGCCGGCACCACCGTGACCTACGCGACCCTGCACAACTTCGGCGAGCTGACGCGGCGGGACGTCCGGGTGGGCGACACGGTGGTCATCGAGAAGGCCGGCGAGATCATCCCGCAGGTCATCGAGCCGGTGCTCGCCGAGCGGCCCGCGGACGCGCAGCCGGTGGTGCCGCCGGCGGCGTGCCCGGTGTGCGGGACCGCGGCCCGGCCGGAGTACGGCGGCGAAGCCGAGGGCAGCGCCGAGGAGGAGTCCGGCCGGTTCTGCCCCAACCCCTCCTGCCCCGCCCAGTTCCGCGAGCGGCTGATCCACTTCGCCGGCCGCCGGCAGATGGACATCGAAGGCCTCGGCGAGAAGATGGTCGACGCGCTGCTGGGCCTCGGATCGGGCTTCCTCGCGACCCTGCCCGACCTCTACCGCCTCCACGAGCACCGCGACGTGCTGCGGCACGTCGCCGGCATCGGCAGCGCCGCGGCGCTCGCCGCCGAGCAGCGGGAGCGCTTCGGGAAGAAGCCGCTGAAGAGCCCGCCGACGCACACGCGGCTCGACGCCCTGCTCGGAGGGATCGAGCGGTCCAAAAGCCGCGGGCTCGCCGCGGTGCTCTCGGGCATCGGCATCCGCGGCGTCGGGCACGCCGTCGCGCGGGACCTCGCGGGATGGGCCGGGGACGTGGACCGGCTGGTCGGCGCCGACCCGCTGACGCTGACCGACGCCCTAAGCGAGGCCGACCCGCAGCGGGCCGAGGAGCAGATCCGCTCGTACGCGGACGCCGCGGAGGCGCTGCTGGCGGCGCTCAAGACCGAGACCGCAAGCGTCGCCCTGGCGGGCCGCGACCCCGCCGCGGTCGGCACCGCCGCTTTCCTGCGCGAGCACCGCTCGCTGCTCAAGCTGGGGGCTCGCTTCGGCTCCGCCCGCATCGACCGGGTCGCCGCGGCTCTGCCCACCGTCGCCGAAGCGCAAGCCGCCGGCGTGTCCGGCGTCGTCGATGCGCTCCGCACGCCCGGGGTGGTGGCCGCCAACGTCGCCGCCTTCTTCGCCAGCGACCGCGGCCGCGAGCTGGTCGCCGCTCTCCGCGAGCGCGGGGTCGTGCTCGAGGCGGAGCGTCCGCCCGCCTCCGCCGCCCCACCGGCCGCGGCCGTCGCCGGGAAGAAGATCGTGCTCACCGGCAGGCTCGAGCGCTTCACCCGCCCCGAGCTCACCGATTTGCTCCGGGCACGCGGCGCCGAGGTCTCCTCCGCCGTCAGCTCCAAAACGGACCTGCTCATCGCCGGCGAAGCCGCCGGCAGCAAGCGGGCGAAGGCGCTGAAGCTGGGCGTGACGATCTGGACCGAGGCGGAGCTGCTCGCCGCGGTGCCCGGCCTCGCCTGA
- a CDS encoding LPS-assembly protein LptD: protein MWETPGGVRYVLLRGLPVRADAAAAGAGGGARLTIGRRVFEAREALVELTPAPGGYALRAALADARGRSRGGGSVGSARPLRVTARVDGPVDLVTPGLQRGRPDAAIGPLRAALRIGGDASPTASEPEAAVTAAEREREARRAAEVRDAQSRLLTPPAPDEAVAAARLAAEARREARAEAERPAADAGVLPAAGVVSVDAPRITAEPAAGGGTTLTMQGGVKLQYEDLAAPGGRVVTLRAERAVVFLDGEDAQAPAAGRASLDASGVSGVYLEDAVEVSDGDLAVRGARVFYDVTGNRAVLLDAVLYRVDPGEDAPLYVRAEVLRQTARQSFAAEEATLTTTSFAEPTVAVGADRLDVRGYETRGGRRGLAVDARGLTLEAGGVPVFWFPRVAGRGSTIPLRSVAAGYSENQGVRFRTVWDAYGLLGIDAPPGVDASFTLGVNGEHGGEVGGDLAWQGAGASGFLHGYALPDDNGEDNLPRRPDPENDGVFRGHAGVGHRQALPNATTLTLEAQSSSDPTYYEAFFRNLAYSAPADEAAAYLQHRDGDTSASLLVSARIDPFLGQLVPLETFGYTVDRLPEAQVRQVGRSLAGGGEGRDAAQLLWFQETTAGLLRANADRSEPGERGFVDGLGTAVFGVPAGVGFDEALDARGVPGDAVARLDSRQELQAPVRLGPVTAAPFAVGRITAYDQDFDAFSGGGNDPVRAWGQAGVRLSANAARTLTDAGSGLLDVDGLRHVVEPHATLAYAWTNLSAERLPVYDPLVEDLAEGGQAALGVRQTLQTRRGPRQSDAAGAPAWAGARTVDWVIVDTTLVLQEEARRGTPGLRQLLLGDDSPAAIGRYDDHRPETARGGDFLQADARWLVTDSLGLAGEVIQDLDGGGVPLWRVGGQLQHTPRFALRAGYTRLRPLDSELLSYGFRYRLTAKYAVEVEHTIDLGGSERRVIDVDLERRLPQFSLRVSARFDELRDDTTFGFALVPRRAR, encoded by the coding sequence GTGTGGGAGACGCCCGGCGGCGTCCGGTACGTGCTGCTCCGCGGGCTTCCGGTGCGGGCGGATGCGGCGGCGGCGGGCGCCGGCGGAGGGGCCCGGCTGACGATCGGCCGCCGGGTGTTCGAGGCGCGGGAGGCGCTGGTGGAGCTCACGCCGGCACCGGGCGGGTACGCGCTGCGGGCGGCGCTCGCGGACGCGCGGGGGCGTTCCCGGGGCGGTGGCTCCGTCGGCTCGGCGAGGCCGCTGCGGGTCACCGCCCGCGTCGACGGGCCGGTGGATCTGGTCACGCCGGGCCTCCAACGCGGCCGACCGGACGCGGCGATCGGCCCGCTGCGGGCGGCGCTGCGCATCGGCGGCGACGCGTCCCCCACCGCGTCGGAGCCGGAAGCGGCGGTCACGGCGGCCGAGCGGGAGCGGGAAGCCCGGCGCGCCGCGGAGGTCCGCGATGCGCAGTCGCGCCTGCTGACCCCGCCGGCGCCCGACGAGGCGGTGGCCGCGGCGCGGCTCGCCGCCGAAGCGCGGCGCGAGGCCCGGGCGGAGGCGGAGCGCCCCGCCGCGGACGCGGGCGTGCTGCCGGCCGCGGGCGTCGTGAGCGTCGACGCGCCGCGGATCACCGCGGAGCCGGCGGCCGGCGGCGGGACCACGCTCACGATGCAGGGCGGGGTCAAGCTGCAGTACGAGGATCTTGCCGCCCCCGGCGGCCGCGTCGTGACGCTCCGCGCCGAGCGGGCGGTGGTCTTCCTCGACGGCGAGGACGCGCAAGCGCCCGCGGCGGGCCGGGCCTCCCTCGACGCCTCGGGCGTCTCCGGCGTTTACCTCGAGGACGCGGTGGAGGTGTCCGATGGCGACCTGGCCGTCCGCGGCGCCCGCGTCTTCTACGACGTGACGGGCAACCGGGCGGTGCTGCTCGACGCGGTGCTGTACCGGGTGGATCCCGGCGAGGACGCGCCGCTCTACGTGCGGGCCGAGGTGCTCCGCCAGACCGCGCGGCAGAGCTTCGCCGCGGAGGAGGCGACGCTCACGACGACCTCCTTCGCGGAGCCGACCGTCGCGGTGGGCGCCGACCGGCTGGACGTCCGCGGCTACGAAACCCGCGGGGGCCGCCGCGGCCTCGCGGTGGACGCCCGCGGGCTGACGCTGGAGGCGGGCGGGGTGCCGGTGTTCTGGTTCCCGCGTGTGGCGGGCCGGGGCTCCACGATCCCGCTGCGGTCGGTCGCCGCGGGCTACAGCGAGAACCAGGGCGTCCGCTTCCGCACCGTGTGGGACGCCTACGGCCTGCTCGGGATCGACGCCCCGCCCGGGGTGGATGCCTCCTTCACCCTCGGGGTCAACGGCGAGCACGGCGGCGAGGTCGGCGGCGACCTCGCCTGGCAGGGCGCCGGCGCCTCGGGCTTCCTCCACGGGTACGCGCTGCCCGACGACAACGGGGAAGACAACCTCCCGCGCCGGCCCGACCCCGAGAACGACGGCGTGTTCCGCGGCCACGCGGGCGTGGGCCACCGCCAGGCGCTGCCCAACGCGACGACGCTCACGCTGGAGGCCCAGAGCTCCTCGGACCCGACGTACTACGAGGCCTTCTTCCGGAACCTCGCGTACAGCGCTCCCGCCGACGAGGCCGCGGCCTACCTGCAGCACCGCGACGGCGACACCTCCGCCTCGCTGCTGGTGAGCGCGCGGATCGACCCCTTCCTCGGGCAGCTCGTGCCGCTGGAGACCTTCGGCTACACGGTGGACCGGCTCCCCGAGGCGCAGGTCCGCCAGGTCGGCCGCTCGCTCGCCGGGGGCGGCGAGGGGCGCGACGCCGCCCAGCTGCTCTGGTTCCAGGAGACCACCGCCGGGCTGCTGCGGGCCAACGCCGACCGTTCCGAGCCCGGGGAGCGCGGCTTCGTCGACGGCCTGGGCACGGCCGTCTTCGGCGTGCCGGCGGGCGTCGGCTTCGACGAGGCGCTCGACGCCCGCGGGGTGCCCGGGGACGCCGTCGCCCGCCTCGACAGCCGCCAAGAGCTCCAGGCACCGGTGCGGCTGGGCCCGGTGACCGCGGCGCCCTTCGCCGTCGGGCGGATCACCGCCTACGACCAGGACTTCGACGCGTTCAGCGGCGGCGGGAACGACCCGGTACGCGCCTGGGGGCAGGCGGGCGTGCGGCTCTCCGCGAACGCGGCCCGGACGCTGACCGACGCCGGCTCGGGCCTGCTCGACGTGGACGGGCTCCGCCACGTGGTGGAGCCGCACGCGACGCTGGCCTACGCGTGGACGAACCTCTCCGCCGAGCGGCTGCCGGTCTACGACCCGCTCGTGGAGGACCTCGCGGAGGGCGGTCAGGCGGCACTGGGCGTCCGCCAGACGCTGCAGACCCGGCGCGGGCCGCGGCAAAGCGACGCCGCTGGAGCCCCCGCCTGGGCGGGCGCCCGCACCGTCGACTGGGTGATCGTCGACACGACGCTCGTCCTCCAGGAGGAGGCGCGTCGTGGCACGCCGGGCCTGCGGCAGCTGCTGCTCGGGGACGACTCGCCCGCGGCCATCGGCCGATACGACGATCACCGCCCGGAGACCGCCCGCGGCGGCGACTTCCTCCAGGCCGATGCCCGCTGGCTCGTGACCGACTCCCTCGGGCTCGCCGGCGAGGTGATCCAGGACCTCGACGGCGGCGGCGTCCCGCTCTGGCGGGTCGGCGGCCAGCTGCAGCACACCCCGCGCTTCGCCCTGCGCGCCGGGTACACCCGCCTGCGGCCGCTGGATTCCGAGCTGCTCAGCTACGGCTTCCGCTACCGGCTCACGGCGAAGTACGCGGTGGAGGTGGAGCACACGATCGACCTGGGCGGCTCGGAGCGGCGGGTCATCGACGTCGACCTGGAGCGTCGGCTCCCGCAGTTCAGCCTCCGCGTGAGCGCCCGCTTCGACGAGCTGCGGGACGACACCACGTTCGGGTTCGCCCTGGTCCCGCGGCGGGCCCGCTAA
- a CDS encoding DUF3553 domain-containing protein produces the protein MNPPFEKGDRVRHPKRPEWGSGTVRDTQATTHNGAAAQKLTIDFANRGRAVINTAVAPLEKIGSDAPAGSVRAAKATTHRGSAAQLWSGHPERLKAASAEDREAAAEEAGTALLERGGRNGKRIADQGWLDELESGGGSGGKHELWELPDAMTDPFIDIRDRLRNTLLSYRFTEDPRSIIEWATSQTGLDDPLTRYTRHEMEQAFPRFCRDRDNHFRKMAFDLKKKRDARTLKSAMKGGLPPAGQSAVDKALKMFRYRG, from the coding sequence ATGAATCCACCCTTCGAGAAGGGCGACCGCGTCCGCCACCCCAAGCGACCCGAGTGGGGGAGCGGCACCGTCCGCGACACGCAGGCGACGACGCACAACGGCGCCGCCGCGCAGAAGCTCACCATCGACTTCGCCAACCGGGGCCGGGCCGTCATCAACACGGCGGTCGCGCCGCTGGAGAAGATCGGCAGCGACGCGCCGGCGGGCAGCGTGCGGGCGGCCAAGGCCACCACGCACCGGGGCTCGGCGGCGCAGCTGTGGTCCGGCCACCCCGAGCGGCTCAAGGCCGCATCGGCCGAGGACCGCGAAGCGGCGGCCGAGGAGGCCGGCACCGCCCTGCTCGAGCGTGGCGGCCGCAACGGCAAGCGGATCGCCGACCAGGGCTGGCTCGACGAGCTCGAGTCCGGCGGCGGGAGCGGCGGGAAGCACGAGCTCTGGGAGCTTCCCGACGCGATGACCGACCCGTTCATCGACATCCGCGACCGCCTGCGGAACACGCTGCTGTCGTACCGGTTCACCGAAGACCCCCGCTCGATCATCGAGTGGGCGACCAGCCAGACGGGCCTCGACGACCCGCTGACCCGGTACACGCGGCACGAGATGGAGCAGGCCTTCCCCCGCTTCTGCCGCGATCGCGACAACCACTTCCGCAAGATGGCGTTCGACTTGAAGAAGAAGCGCGACGCCCGCACCCTCAAGAGCGCGATGAAGGGCGGGCTCCCGCCCGCCGGCCAGAGCGCCGTCGACAAGGCGCTGAAGATGTTCCGCTACCGCGGCTGA
- a CDS encoding YifB family Mg chelatase-like AAA ATPase: MPVSVQSFVLHGIEPGPCEIEVDTTGTDQWPPPKPVVVGLPDAAVKESVERVVSAIGNSGYTLNPDKVLISLAPADVKKVGPRYDLPMAIGLLHRQQVIRTDRHGGLLFAGELALDGRIRPISGVINMALLARRAGAAGVVVPRENAAEASAVQGVAVYAADTLREIVDFLNADAELAPVASAELAPLLRNATAAVDFADVRGQEGAKRALLIAAAGSHNALMLGPQGTGKTLMAKALPGLLPPLCPDEALEVTRIYSSIGQVPRDAPLIESRPVRTPHHTASPAAVIGGGSTPRPGEVSLAHHGVLFLDELPEFPRAVLETLRQPLEDAVVTIARAAGSVSFPARFMLLAALNPTPKGSQSGDAAGKKAQEKYLAKLSGPLVDRIDIHVEVPPVPHAVLMGRTAGTTTAQMRERVVAARTLQSARNGGPLHPNASLSHRRLDELATPDAAGRQLLAQAMAELGLSARAYDKVRRVARTIADLEAAEVVGLPHIAEAVQYRVLDRV; this comes from the coding sequence ATGCCCGTGTCCGTCCAGAGTTTCGTCCTGCACGGCATCGAGCCGGGGCCCTGCGAGATCGAGGTGGACACCACCGGCACCGACCAGTGGCCGCCGCCCAAGCCGGTGGTGGTGGGGCTGCCCGACGCGGCGGTCAAGGAGTCGGTGGAGCGCGTGGTCTCCGCGATCGGCAACAGCGGGTACACGCTCAATCCCGACAAGGTCCTCATCTCGCTGGCGCCCGCGGACGTGAAGAAGGTGGGCCCCCGCTACGACCTCCCGATGGCGATCGGCCTGCTGCACCGGCAGCAGGTGATCCGCACGGACCGCCACGGGGGCCTGCTGTTCGCGGGCGAGCTGGCGCTGGACGGGCGGATCCGCCCCATCTCCGGCGTCATCAACATGGCGCTGCTCGCCCGCCGCGCGGGCGCCGCCGGCGTCGTGGTTCCCCGAGAGAACGCCGCCGAGGCGTCCGCGGTGCAGGGCGTTGCCGTGTACGCGGCCGACACGCTGCGGGAGATCGTGGACTTCCTCAACGCCGACGCCGAGCTCGCCCCCGTCGCGTCCGCCGAGCTCGCTCCGCTGCTCCGCAACGCCACCGCCGCGGTGGACTTCGCCGACGTGCGGGGCCAGGAGGGCGCGAAGCGGGCGCTGCTGATCGCGGCCGCCGGGAGCCACAACGCCCTGATGCTCGGCCCGCAGGGAACCGGCAAGACGCTCATGGCCAAGGCGCTGCCGGGCCTGCTGCCGCCGCTCTGCCCCGACGAGGCCCTGGAGGTGACACGGATCTACTCCTCCATCGGCCAGGTGCCGCGGGACGCCCCGCTCATCGAGTCCCGTCCCGTCCGGACGCCGCACCACACCGCCAGCCCCGCCGCGGTCATCGGCGGCGGCAGCACCCCGCGGCCCGGCGAGGTCTCGCTGGCGCACCACGGGGTGCTGTTCCTCGACGAGCTCCCCGAGTTCCCGCGGGCCGTGCTCGAGACGCTGCGCCAGCCGCTCGAAGACGCCGTCGTGACGATCGCCCGCGCCGCCGGCTCGGTCAGCTTCCCGGCCCGCTTCATGCTGCTCGCCGCGCTGAACCCCACGCCCAAGGGCAGCCAGAGCGGCGACGCCGCGGGGAAGAAGGCCCAGGAGAAGTACCTCGCGAAGCTCTCCGGGCCCCTCGTCGACCGCATCGACATCCACGTGGAGGTTCCCCCGGTCCCGCACGCCGTGCTGATGGGCCGCACAGCGGGCACCACGACGGCCCAGATGCGGGAGCGGGTCGTCGCGGCCCGCACCCTCCAGAGCGCCCGCAACGGCGGGCCGCTGCACCCCAACGCGTCGCTCTCGCACCGCCGCCTGGACGAGCTGGCGACGCCCGACGCCGCGGGCAGGCAGCTGCTGGCGCAGGCGATGGCGGAGCTTGGCCTCTCGGCGCGGGCCTACGACAAGGTGCGCCGCGTGGCCCGGACGATCGCCGACCTCGAGGCCGCCGAGGTCGTCGGCCTGCCCCACATCGCCGAAGCCGTGCAGTACCGCGTGCTGGACCGGGTCTAG